The sequence CTGGAGCGCGGCGGGCTCAAGGAGGGCGAGTTCACGCTGGTGCGGGCGGGCGGCGTGCTCCAGCGCTGGGAGGCGCTCAAGGAGAAGAAGCACGCCGGCACGCTCCTGATCACGCCCTTCGAGATCATCGCCGAGTCCCTGGGCTTCCGGCGGCTGGGCAACGCCGTGGACGCGCTCGGCCGCTACCAGGGGCTCGTCGGCGCCGCGCGGCGGTCGTGGGCCCAGGCCCACGCCGGGAAGCTGGTCGGATTCATCCGCGCCTATCGCGGGGGGCTCGACTGGCTCTACGATCGGGCCAACCGGGCCGAGGCGCTGGCGATCGTCCAGCGCAACGTCCGCGGGATGACGCCGGAGCTGGCCGCGAAGACCTACGACGTCCTCCTCGCCCCGGAAGGCGGCTTCCAGCGCGCCGCCGCGGTGGACGAGGACGGGATCCGCACGGTGCTGCGGCTCCGGAGCGAGTACGGCCAGCCGAAGAAGGAGCTGGTCGATCCCTCGCGCTACTACGATCTCACCTACTACCAGCGGGCCCTGCGCCCGCGCTGAGGACAGACCCATGCGCGCGCAAGTGCTCCGTCAGTGGGGAGGCGAGGTCACCTACGAGGAGGTGAGCACGGCGTCGCCCGGCCCCGGCGAGGCTCTGGTGAAGGTCGAGGCGTGCGGCGTGGGGCTGACGGTCCTCAACGCCATGAAGGGCAATATGGGCCAGCGCGCCGAGGATCTCCCGCGTATCCCCGGGCACGAGGCGGTGGGCCGGGTCGTCGCGGTGGGCACGGGCGTGGAGGGCCCGCGCGTCGGCGATCGCGTGCTGGCCTACTTCTATCTCTTCTGCGGCGCCTGCGACCTCTGCCGGGCCGCCCACGAGCCGCTGTGCCGGAACCTCCGAGGCAACGTCGGCATCGCCTGCGATGGAGGCTACGCCGAATATCTGAAATTGCCGGCTGAGAATTTCCTCCCCCTTCCCGACGGCGTCTCGCCGGTCGCCGCGACGGCGATTCCCGACGCGATCGCCACGCCGGTCCACGTCGCCCGGCGGGCGGGGATCGGCCCCGGCGACGTCGTCATGGTGGTCGGCGCCGGCGGGGGCGTGGGCATCCACATGGTGCAGATGGCCCGCCTCTTCGGCGCCGAGGTCATCGCGGTCGATCGCGCGGAAGACAAGCTGAAGGCGGTGCGCGATCTGGGCACCCGCGCGGCCGTGGACTTCCACTCGCCGGACATCGCCGCCGCGCTGCGGACGATCGCGCCTGCGGGCGTCTCGGTCGCCGTGGATTTCGTCGGCACCCGGGAGACGCTGGCGTTCTGTCTCGAGCACCTCGGGCGCCGCGGCCGCCTGGTGCTGCTCACGACCTTCCCCGGGGTCGCTACTGAGCTGGCGCCGCGGCTCATGGTCCGC is a genomic window of Candidatus Methylomirabilota bacterium containing:
- a CDS encoding ABC transporter substrate-binding protein, yielding MRIAVLLVTAFLVMSAPLTSRAQTPAPLQVIVFPGGFNWPIWAAQDKGLFAREGLDVKLTPTPSSVFQLTNLIEGKFDIGMTAIDNVIAYQEGQGEAPVAGTPDLFAFMGGDNGFLRLVVQPEIGSYADLKGKELSVDALTTGYAFVLRKMLERGGLKEGEFTLVRAGGVLQRWEALKEKKHAGTLLITPFEIIAESLGFRRLGNAVDALGRYQGLVGAARRSWAQAHAGKLVGFIRAYRGGLDWLYDRANRAEALAIVQRNVRGMTPELAAKTYDVLLAPEGGFQRAAAVDEDGIRTVLRLRSEYGQPKKELVDPSRYYDLTYYQRALRPR
- a CDS encoding alcohol dehydrogenase catalytic domain-containing protein — protein: MRAQVLRQWGGEVTYEEVSTASPGPGEALVKVEACGVGLTVLNAMKGNMGQRAEDLPRIPGHEAVGRVVAVGTGVEGPRVGDRVLAYFYLFCGACDLCRAAHEPLCRNLRGNVGIACDGGYAEYLKLPAENFLPLPDGVSPVAATAIPDAIATPVHVARRAGIGPGDVVMVVGAGGGVGIHMVQMARLFGAEVIAVDRAEDKLKAVRDLGTRAAVDFHSPDIAAALRTIAPAGVSVAVDFVGTRETLAFCLEHLGRRGRLVLLTTFPGVATELAPRLMVREELSILGSRYASRWEVSEAARLVAERRITPVVSETVELARVGELHAKLRAGTLLGRGAIAF